One genomic region from Bacillus sp. SLBN-46 encodes:
- the pssA gene encoding CDP-diacylglycerol--serine O-phosphatidyltransferase: MFLLDVLDQTIKKLKSQTANVITLANLSLGGFAIVFGLHGNLRLSLLLIFIAALADRFDGMIARKFNIESELGKQLDSMSDIISFGVAPALLLYQGILHEFGGPGSFFTVFYIGCGAFRLARFNITESNGYFTGLPITAAGCLATFSFLLIPYMPAQTFLFIIIILSFLMVSSFKLKKV; the protein is encoded by the coding sequence ATGTTTTTGTTGGACGTATTGGACCAAACAATAAAAAAATTAAAATCTCAAACAGCTAATGTAATAACGCTTGCCAATTTATCATTAGGCGGATTTGCGATTGTATTCGGACTACATGGAAATTTAAGACTAAGCTTACTGTTAATTTTTATTGCAGCCTTAGCCGACCGTTTTGATGGTATGATTGCACGAAAGTTCAATATTGAATCAGAGCTCGGAAAACAATTAGATTCCATGAGTGATATTATATCATTTGGAGTGGCTCCAGCACTATTACTATACCAAGGAATTTTACATGAATTCGGCGGACCTGGGTCATTTTTTACTGTTTTTTATATCGGCTGTGGTGCTTTTAGATTAGCTCGGTTCAACATTACTGAGAGTAATGGATATTTTACTGGTTTACCAATTACAGCTGCAGGCTGTTTGGCAACATTCAGCTTTCTACTCATTCCTTACATGCCAGCTCAAACGTTCTTATTCATTATCATCATTCTATCATTCCTAATGGTAAGTTCATTTAAACTGAAAAAAGTCTAA
- a CDS encoding phosphatidylserine decarboxylase, translating into MIQGLYRLMIELTNGKWTSSILRRFARSRASRFVVPSFARIYQLNVDEMEKSVSEYPTLHDLFVRTLKNESRVIDRSEDSVVSPVDAVIEDIGPIKETSEILVKGKTYSIEEMLGDQEVLSKYLNGTYMILYLSPSHYHRIHSPVDGTVTRQWTLGAKSYPVNKLGLKYGVRTLAKNYRVITEVKTSFGHVAIVKVGAMFVNSIETTHKGSGLEKGGEMAYFSFGSTVVLLFEKDTFQVEASIQTPKDIKVGEKIGVLHK; encoded by the coding sequence ATGATACAAGGTTTATATCGTCTCATGATTGAATTAACAAATGGAAAGTGGACATCCAGCATTTTAAGAAGGTTTGCCCGTTCACGTGCAAGCCGATTTGTCGTACCATCCTTCGCAAGAATTTATCAGTTGAATGTGGATGAAATGGAAAAGTCAGTCTCGGAGTATCCTACTCTTCATGATTTATTTGTTCGAACGTTGAAAAACGAATCTCGAGTTATTGACCGAAGTGAAGACTCCGTTGTCAGTCCCGTTGATGCCGTTATAGAGGATATTGGACCGATAAAAGAGACAAGTGAAATTTTAGTAAAAGGAAAAACGTATTCCATCGAAGAAATGCTTGGTGATCAAGAAGTCTTATCTAAATACTTAAATGGTACATACATGATTCTCTATTTAAGTCCAAGTCATTATCATAGGATACACAGTCCTGTTGATGGCACTGTAACGAGGCAATGGACACTAGGGGCCAAATCCTATCCAGTAAATAAGTTAGGGTTAAAATATGGAGTTCGTACCCTAGCAAAGAATTATAGGGTAATAACTGAAGTAAAAACATCATTCGGGCATGTGGCTATTGTAAAGGTTGGAGCGATGTTTGTTAATTCAATTGAAACAACGCATAAAGGATCAGGACTTGAAAAAGGGGGAGAAATGGCTTATTTCAGTTTTGGTTCAACGGTTGTGCTGCTATTTGAAAAGGACACCTTCCAAGTGGAAGCATCTATTCAAACACCAAAGGATATCAAGGTTGGCGAAAAAATAGGTGTATTGCACAAATAA
- a CDS encoding sporulation histidine kinase inhibitor Sda, giving the protein MRKLSDELLIESYFKAKELNLSPDFIGLIESEIHRRSLYNKIKLSS; this is encoded by the coding sequence GTGAGAAAACTGTCAGATGAATTATTAATTGAGTCATATTTTAAAGCAAAGGAATTAAACTTAAGCCCGGATTTTATCGGTCTCATTGAGTCCGAAATTCACCGACGTTCCTTATATAATAAAATAAAGCTCTCTTCCTAA
- a CDS encoding YqeG family HAD IIIA-type phosphatase, translating to MLKQFLPDEHVKSILDISPEQLKEKGIKGIITDLDNTLVEWDRPNATPQLIKWFDEIRKHHILVTIVSNNNEERVKAFSDPLNLPFIFRARKPLGPAFNKAVRQMGIKKEETVVIGDQLLTDVLGGNRSGFHTILVVPVAQTDGFFTKFNRFAERRILNWFRKKGMLQWED from the coding sequence GTGTTAAAACAATTTTTACCAGATGAGCATGTGAAAAGCATACTGGATATTTCGCCTGAACAATTAAAGGAAAAAGGGATAAAAGGGATTATTACTGATTTGGATAATACATTAGTGGAATGGGATCGTCCGAATGCCACTCCGCAATTAATTAAATGGTTTGATGAAATTAGAAAACACCATATTCTTGTAACTATTGTTTCAAATAACAATGAGGAACGAGTAAAGGCTTTTTCTGACCCTTTAAACCTTCCGTTTATCTTTCGCGCACGGAAGCCGCTCGGACCTGCATTTAACAAAGCAGTTAGGCAAATGGGCATAAAAAAAGAAGAGACTGTCGTTATTGGGGACCAATTATTAACGGATGTACTTGGAGGAAACCGTAGTGGTTTTCATACCATTTTGGTTGTACCCGTTGCTCAAACCGATGGCTTCTTTACAAAGTTCAACCGTTTTGCTGAGAGAAGGATCTTAAATTGGTTCAGAAAAAAAGGAATGCTTCAATGGGAGGATTAA
- the yqeH gene encoding ribosome biogenesis GTPase YqeH: MSEQHICIGCGVKVQTENPELIGYAPSSALEKEIIVCQRCFRLKHYNEVQDVNLTDDDFLKILNEMGKTDALIVMIVDIFDFNGSWLPGLHRFVGNNKVLLVGNKVDLLPKSVKHNKLINWMKNEAKELGLRAEEVFLVSAAKGQFIKETAAAIDEMRNGKNVYVVGCTNVGKSTFINRIIKDVTGEADLITTSHFPGTTLDIIKIPLDDGKYLIDSPGIINHHQMAHFVDKSDLKVITPKKEIKPKVFQLNEGQTLFFGGLARFDYISGGRRSFVCYVSNELTIHRTKTENASELYEKHVGEMLTPPQPEQVDSFPELVRQEFVVREAKTDIVFSGLGWITVNEPGAKVAAYVPKGVQTLIRKSLI; this comes from the coding sequence GTGAGTGAACAACATATATGTATAGGCTGTGGTGTAAAAGTTCAAACGGAAAATCCGGAATTAATAGGCTATGCACCATCTTCTGCTTTAGAAAAGGAAATAATTGTTTGTCAAAGGTGTTTCCGACTCAAGCATTACAATGAGGTTCAAGATGTCAATCTTACCGACGATGACTTTTTAAAGATTTTAAATGAAATGGGAAAAACCGATGCCCTTATTGTGATGATTGTTGATATCTTTGATTTCAATGGAAGTTGGTTACCGGGATTACACAGGTTTGTTGGGAATAACAAGGTACTGCTTGTAGGTAACAAGGTAGACCTTTTACCAAAGTCGGTCAAACACAATAAATTAATTAACTGGATGAAGAACGAAGCAAAGGAACTGGGGTTACGGGCAGAAGAGGTATTCCTTGTAAGTGCAGCCAAAGGTCAGTTTATTAAAGAGACAGCCGCAGCTATTGATGAGATGCGAAATGGAAAGAACGTCTATGTGGTGGGCTGTACAAATGTAGGGAAATCAACCTTTATCAATAGAATTATTAAGGATGTAACAGGGGAAGCGGACCTCATTACTACCTCGCATTTTCCTGGGACTACATTGGATATTATCAAAATCCCACTTGACGATGGAAAGTATCTAATTGATTCACCTGGAATTATCAATCACCATCAAATGGCTCATTTTGTTGACAAAAGTGATTTAAAAGTGATTACTCCTAAAAAGGAGATTAAACCAAAAGTATTTCAACTGAATGAAGGTCAAACCTTATTCTTTGGAGGCTTAGCACGATTTGATTATATCAGTGGTGGTAGAAGGTCATTTGTTTGTTATGTATCCAATGAATTAACTATTCATAGGACAAAAACAGAAAATGCCTCTGAACTTTATGAAAAGCATGTCGGGGAAATGCTAACACCTCCACAACCGGAACAAGTTGATTCTTTCCCAGAGTTAGTAAGACAAGAGTTTGTGGTGAGGGAAGCTAAAACGGATATCGTTTTTTCAGGGTTAGGCTGGATTACTGTTAACGAGCCTGGGGCAAAAGTGGCTGCTTATGTTCCAAAGGGTGTACAAACGTTAATACGTAAATCTTTAATTTAA
- the aroE gene encoding shikimate dehydrogenase: MKKLFAVLGDPIGHSMSPVMHNDLFSFYNIDAYYLPFQVKSENLQDAVKGLKAIGAGGFNVTVPHKSKIIPFLDEVDELASSIGAVNTVVNDDGKLIGYNTDGPGFLSGLHTSLPSIEGKRVLIIGAGGAARAIYFTLAKEQPAVIDITNRTLEKAQSLIEACPYTISSIAKSIAEAGKQIAEYDLIIQTTMVGMSPRLDEKPLDLNNLRKESMVCDIIYNPLTTQFLHDANGQGARTQNGIEMFVYQGALAFEKWTGILPDIQRMRENVLKQLGGKTC, from the coding sequence GTGAAAAAGCTTTTTGCTGTTTTAGGAGATCCGATAGGGCACTCGATGTCGCCAGTCATGCACAATGATTTATTCTCTTTTTACAATATTGATGCCTATTATCTTCCCTTTCAAGTAAAATCAGAGAATCTACAGGATGCCGTTAAGGGATTGAAGGCAATTGGCGCAGGTGGATTTAATGTCACCGTTCCTCATAAAAGCAAGATTATTCCTTTTTTAGATGAGGTAGATGAATTAGCTTCCAGCATTGGAGCAGTAAATACAGTTGTCAATGACGATGGAAAATTAATTGGCTACAATACTGATGGACCAGGATTTTTAAGTGGACTCCATACAAGTCTTCCTTCTATAGAAGGAAAAAGGGTCTTGATTATTGGTGCAGGTGGTGCTGCAAGGGCCATTTATTTTACCTTGGCAAAGGAACAACCTGCGGTGATTGACATTACTAATCGAACTTTGGAGAAAGCCCAGAGCTTGATTGAAGCATGTCCATATACCATCTCGTCTATTGCAAAATCTATTGCCGAAGCTGGTAAACAAATAGCAGAATATGATTTAATCATTCAAACAACCATGGTCGGGATGTCACCTCGATTAGATGAAAAGCCTCTGGATTTAAATAATCTAAGGAAAGAGTCAATGGTTTGTGATATAATTTACAATCCACTTACAACTCAATTTTTACATGATGCAAATGGACAAGGAGCACGAACGCAAAATGGAATTGAGATGTTTGTTTATCAAGGAGCTCTTGCCTTTGAAAAGTGGACAGGAATACTTCCGGATATCCAACGAATGAGAGAGAATGTGTTGAAACAATTAGGAGGAAAAACATGTTAA
- the yhbY gene encoding ribosome assembly RNA-binding protein YhbY, whose product MLTGKQKRFLRSKAHHLDPIFQVGKGGVNDNMIKQVSDALEARELFKISVLQNCEEDKSVVAEQLAEGTGAEIVQIIGNTIVLYKESVEKKTITLP is encoded by the coding sequence ATGTTAACAGGTAAACAAAAACGTTTTTTACGTTCAAAAGCACACCACTTAGATCCTATTTTTCAAGTAGGAAAAGGTGGAGTCAATGATAATATGATTAAACAAGTATCGGACGCACTTGAAGCGAGAGAACTTTTTAAGATTAGTGTCTTACAAAATTGTGAGGAAGATAAATCAGTAGTTGCTGAACAGTTAGCTGAAGGCACAGGCGCTGAAATTGTCCAAATCATTGGGAACACGATTGTCCTGTATAAAGAGTCTGTTGAAAAGAAAACAATCACTCTTCCATAA
- a CDS encoding nicotinate-nucleotide adenylyltransferase, translating into MKKVGILGGTFDPPHYGHLMIANEVLSALELDEIWFMPNQEPPHKKKTGSVKNEDRLRMLELATQGNSAFKIETIELEREGPSYTVDTMKKINDKYTGYQFFFIIGADMIEYLPKWQQIDELVKLVQFVGVHRPSYSHQTNYPVLYVEVPGMDVSSSMIRDRVKSEKTIRYLLPDAVIEYIEEKHLYGT; encoded by the coding sequence ATGAAGAAGGTTGGAATTTTGGGTGGAACATTTGATCCTCCACATTATGGTCATCTGATGATTGCTAATGAGGTTCTTTCCGCACTTGAACTTGATGAAATTTGGTTCATGCCAAACCAGGAGCCTCCCCATAAGAAAAAGACAGGTTCTGTTAAAAATGAAGATCGTCTTCGGATGCTTGAGCTTGCAACTCAAGGAAATTCAGCTTTTAAAATAGAGACGATTGAATTAGAAAGAGAAGGCCCTTCCTATACCGTTGATACTATGAAGAAAATCAATGATAAGTATACTGGATATCAATTTTTCTTTATCATTGGGGCAGACATGATCGAATATTTACCGAAATGGCAACAAATTGATGAGCTTGTTAAGCTCGTTCAATTTGTTGGTGTACATAGGCCGTCCTATAGTCATCAAACCAATTATCCTGTTCTTTATGTGGAGGTGCCAGGCATGGATGTATCATCAAGTATGATAAGAGATCGTGTGAAGAGTGAAAAGACTATTCGATATTTACTGCCTGATGCTGTCATTGAATATATTGAGGAGAAGCACTTATATGGAACGTGA
- the yqeK gene encoding bis(5'-nucleosyl)-tetraphosphatase (symmetrical) YqeK: MEREKALQVVKEQLTEHRYQHTIGVMETAIILAKRFGADEKKAETAAIFHDYAKFRPKEEMKEIITTQGLPQNLLEYNSELWHAPAGAYLVEKEVGITDREVLDAIRYHTSGRVGMTLLEKVIYLADYMEPGRHFPGVEEVRELAQDNLPRALVKSVQNTIIFLLKKNQKVYPDTFYTYNDLVNKLED; encoded by the coding sequence ATGGAACGTGAAAAAGCATTACAGGTTGTTAAGGAGCAGTTAACCGAGCACCGGTATCAACATACCATCGGGGTCATGGAAACAGCCATAATACTCGCTAAGCGTTTTGGAGCCGATGAAAAGAAAGCCGAAACCGCTGCTATATTTCATGATTATGCAAAATTTCGTCCAAAAGAGGAAATGAAGGAAATCATCACTACTCAAGGGCTTCCACAGAATTTGCTTGAATATAATTCCGAATTGTGGCATGCTCCTGCAGGCGCATACTTAGTAGAGAAAGAAGTGGGGATTACGGATCGTGAGGTATTAGATGCCATCCGTTACCATACATCTGGAAGAGTGGGAATGACCTTGCTGGAAAAGGTCATTTATTTGGCAGATTATATGGAGCCAGGCCGTCACTTTCCTGGTGTAGAAGAAGTGAGAGAGCTTGCACAAGACAATTTACCGCGTGCATTAGTTAAATCAGTTCAAAATACCATTATATTTTTATTAAAAAAGAATCAAAAAGTTTACCCTGATACATTTTATACTTACAATGACCTTGTTAATAAACTGGAGGATTGA
- the rsfS gene encoding ribosome silencing factor — MNNQDLLKIAVKAADDKRAEDILALNMKGISLIADYFIICHGNSDKQVQAIAREIKEKAQETGYDVKRMEGFDEARWVLIDLGDVVAHVFHREERSYYNLERLWGDAPLEDIHSELNS; from the coding sequence ATGAATAATCAAGATCTATTAAAAATAGCTGTAAAGGCAGCAGATGATAAACGTGCGGAAGATATTTTGGCTTTAAATATGAAGGGCATATCTCTAATTGCTGACTACTTTATTATTTGTCATGGTAATTCAGATAAACAGGTGCAAGCAATTGCAAGAGAGATCAAGGAAAAAGCACAAGAAACCGGCTATGATGTAAAAAGAATGGAAGGCTTTGATGAAGCAAGATGGGTCTTGATTGATTTAGGTGATGTCGTAGCCCATGTCTTCCATCGTGAGGAAAGAAGCTATTACAATTTAGAACGCTTATGGGGCGATGCACCGCTTGAAGATATCCATAGTGAGTTAAATTCATGA
- a CDS encoding class I SAM-dependent methyltransferase codes for MSYEQFAYLYDELMKDAPYDEWVSFVKEQLVNYNVTGVRLLDLACGTGELSIRFANEGFQVTGVDLSSDMLAVAQAKAETKGIHIPLFEQNMIDLEGQGQFDVIGIFCDSLNYLHTEEEVKVTFSSVFQHLTLDGLFMFDVHSTYKISHGFIDQTFAVNDEGLSYIWNSFSGEKEYSVEHDLSFFVLDEMSGKYDRYDEIHYQRTYPIEQYSDWLNEAGFELLKVCADFEPKSPEPQSERIFFVARKK; via the coding sequence ATGAGTTATGAACAATTTGCCTATTTGTATGATGAGCTAATGAAGGATGCTCCTTATGACGAATGGGTAAGTTTTGTCAAAGAACAGCTTGTAAACTATAATGTGACTGGGGTTCGCCTGCTTGATTTAGCCTGTGGTACGGGGGAGCTCTCCATTCGCTTTGCGAATGAAGGGTTTCAAGTAACGGGAGTCGACTTATCGTCCGATATGCTGGCTGTTGCACAGGCAAAGGCAGAAACAAAAGGAATTCATATTCCTTTGTTTGAACAGAATATGATTGATTTGGAAGGACAGGGTCAATTCGATGTGATTGGTATTTTCTGCGATTCACTCAATTACCTGCATACAGAAGAGGAAGTTAAAGTGACGTTTTCTTCTGTTTTCCAGCATTTAACACTTGATGGACTATTTATGTTTGATGTGCATTCCACTTATAAAATCTCTCATGGTTTTATTGACCAAACCTTTGCGGTAAACGATGAGGGTCTTTCCTATATTTGGAATAGTTTCTCTGGAGAAAAAGAGTACAGTGTGGAACATGATTTAAGTTTTTTTGTGTTAGATGAAATGTCGGGTAAATATGATCGGTATGATGAAATTCATTACCAACGGACCTATCCTATTGAGCAATACTCAGACTGGTTAAATGAAGCAGGCTTTGAATTGCTTAAGGTTTGTGCAGACTTCGAACCAAAATCACCCGAGCCACAATCCGAACGAATCTTTTTCGTCGCTCGAAAAAAATAA
- the comER gene encoding late competence protein ComER: MNLGIIGTGNMGRVLVEALIDSKAISPSSMIITNRTKSKAMLLKDKYREIRVGATPEEVAAQSDLLFICVKPLDIYKILDDINPHLSDEKCLISITSPVSTSQIEKKVSCSVIRVIPSITNRALSGVSLLTFGENCSDLWREKIGTLITKISVPVNIDENITRVASDIVSCGPAFFSYLLQRFIQAAVKETEIDEATATIFASEMIVGLGELLKQGHYTLPSLQEKVCVKGGITGEGIKVLDNELGNVFEHLFQATHSKFKEDLDKVEMQFSK; the protein is encoded by the coding sequence ATGAATCTAGGTATCATCGGTACCGGTAATATGGGGAGAGTTTTGGTGGAGGCCTTGATTGATAGTAAGGCCATATCCCCTTCTTCAATGATCATTACAAATAGAACGAAATCTAAAGCCATGCTGCTTAAAGATAAATATAGGGAAATTAGGGTTGGGGCAACTCCAGAAGAGGTGGCGGCTCAATCCGATTTATTATTTATTTGTGTCAAACCATTAGACATTTATAAAATACTGGATGATATAAACCCCCATTTAAGTGATGAAAAATGTCTTATATCCATAACAAGTCCTGTCAGTACAAGCCAAATTGAAAAAAAAGTATCTTGTTCAGTCATCCGAGTAATTCCAAGTATTACAAATCGGGCATTATCCGGCGTGTCCTTACTTACCTTTGGAGAAAATTGTAGTGATCTTTGGAGAGAAAAAATTGGAACTTTAATTACGAAGATTTCGGTACCAGTTAATATTGACGAGAACATTACGAGGGTAGCCTCAGATATTGTAAGTTGTGGCCCGGCTTTCTTCAGCTATCTCCTACAGCGATTCATACAAGCAGCAGTGAAGGAGACGGAAATTGACGAAGCCACTGCAACCATTTTTGCAAGTGAGATGATTGTGGGACTTGGTGAGTTGTTAAAACAAGGTCACTATACTTTACCATCATTACAAGAAAAAGTTTGTGTAAAAGGTGGAATAACGGGTGAAGGGATAAAGGTGTTAGACAATGAACTGGGGAACGTGTTTGAACATTTGTTCCAGGCGACTCATTCAAAATTTAAAGAAGATCTTGATAAAGTGGAAATGCAATTCTCTAAGTAA
- a CDS encoding helix-hairpin-helix domain-containing protein, whose protein sequence is MKDWLLEHKFYMVVAIVIGLSCFYYFSFIENTPEATETISMESTLKEEGQEITKNNQPEQKEKTEKIMVDVKGQIKQPGVYQVSTGDRVIDVITRAGGLTEQADQTQVNFAAHVVDEMVVYVPAKGEETAAAIVGSIDGHANVIASTSEGQGKININKADENELQNLPGIGPSKAAAILEYRNTNGPFKVVEDLKNISGIGDKTYEKLKDLIVVH, encoded by the coding sequence ATGAAAGACTGGTTGTTGGAACACAAGTTTTACATGGTAGTTGCTATAGTTATTGGTTTAAGTTGTTTTTATTATTTTTCCTTCATTGAAAATACCCCTGAAGCAACTGAGACAATTTCAATGGAAAGCACGCTGAAAGAGGAAGGTCAGGAAATCACGAAAAATAATCAACCCGAACAAAAGGAAAAGACAGAGAAAATAATGGTTGATGTAAAGGGACAAATCAAACAGCCGGGCGTATATCAGGTAAGTACAGGTGATCGAGTCATTGATGTCATTACCCGCGCTGGTGGATTAACGGAGCAAGCTGACCAAACCCAAGTTAATTTCGCTGCACATGTTGTTGATGAAATGGTTGTCTATGTACCGGCCAAGGGTGAGGAAACCGCTGCTGCTATTGTTGGTTCCATAGATGGACACGCCAACGTAATAGCTAGTACCAGTGAGGGTCAGGGGAAAATTAATATTAATAAAGCCGATGAAAACGAACTGCAAAATCTCCCGGGAATTGGTCCTTCTAAGGCAGCTGCCATACTGGAATATCGGAACACAAACGGACCATTTAAGGTGGTAGAAGACCTGAAAAATATTAGTGGGATTGGGGATAAAACCTATGAAAAATTAAAGGATTTAATTGTGGTTCATTGA
- a CDS encoding DNA internalization-related competence protein ComEC/Rec2 — MNGKYMYIALTALLGVLCALVTFYPFFLLMIFYMYLLYQYKRFSKEQIALLVVVFTLSLLIGMREERMNHSLIPESTTAFILESMENPKIDGDLLQVEVKEKFHNENLLIRYKLKSENEKINLQNKSFFSRVCRISGTLKKPAMAKNPNGFDYRNYLSNKRIHWILETNENPLQHCTSIPPSLLVMIKQLRFTGTRYLTDHFPIEIASLSAALIFGDRSLLNPDLLGNYQRTGIVHLLAISGLHVSLLIGVVFYLGLRVGITRQWMTNVLLVAIPVYVILTGSSPSVIRAGLMIFLVLLTTKWKNRLKLLPIDAICLAFIIFLFIDPLVIFDVGFQLSFSVSTAIILSAGLIFSIYQHSLLRMFVTSVISQLAAFPLLLYHYFELSLVGIIANMLYIPLFSFVYLPGVYFLFVVQLLFSNTPIILVNSFLKIISFFNGVIDYAAHIPFGSFIPGRPNLILLIVEILIIFAIFCNWENITSSKGKRHLILLSILLFSLQMEVNRFNPYGEVTMIDVGQGDSILIQLPYHKGTILIDTGGTMQYQVEEWRQRANPFEVGKDVVVPFLKGKGVTKIDKLILTHGDIDHIGGSFSILEELKVKQILIPSVIDPSETELDIIKIAKKKGIPVIKVTAGDHWNIDEFEFFILSPERNFAGERNSGSIAFVSSLGGQNWFFGGDLDQEGEEKIIKKYPNLTIDVLKAGHHGSKTSSAELFIHQVKPKTVLISAGEKNRFGHPHQEVLERLKKVKATIYRTDLQGAITYRFYKQKGTFSTFLP; from the coding sequence ATGAATGGAAAGTATATGTATATTGCCCTTACTGCTTTGTTGGGCGTACTATGTGCTCTTGTAACATTTTATCCTTTCTTTCTGCTAATGATTTTTTATATGTATTTACTGTATCAATACAAAAGATTTTCGAAGGAACAAATAGCCCTCCTCGTGGTTGTTTTTACCCTCTCTCTGTTAATAGGAATGAGGGAGGAAAGAATGAATCACTCTCTTATACCTGAATCTACCACAGCCTTTATTCTGGAATCCATGGAAAATCCCAAAATTGATGGCGACTTATTACAGGTAGAGGTAAAGGAAAAATTCCACAATGAGAATCTCCTCATACGTTACAAATTAAAATCAGAGAATGAAAAAATAAACCTTCAAAATAAAAGTTTTTTTAGTCGGGTTTGCAGGATATCGGGTACCTTGAAAAAACCGGCGATGGCCAAAAATCCAAATGGATTTGATTATCGTAACTATCTATCCAATAAGCGCATTCATTGGATACTTGAAACCAATGAAAATCCACTCCAACATTGTACTTCCATTCCACCTTCATTACTGGTTATGATAAAACAACTTCGTTTTACGGGTACACGTTATCTTACTGACCATTTCCCTATTGAAATTGCTTCATTGTCCGCAGCTTTGATTTTTGGCGATAGGAGTTTATTGAATCCGGACTTGCTTGGTAATTATCAAAGAACTGGCATCGTTCATTTATTAGCTATTTCTGGACTTCATGTTTCCTTGTTAATTGGGGTTGTTTTTTATTTGGGCCTGCGGGTAGGAATCACAAGGCAGTGGATGACGAATGTTCTTTTGGTGGCTATTCCTGTCTATGTAATCCTTACAGGGAGCTCTCCATCCGTGATTAGGGCTGGATTAATGATATTCCTTGTCCTGCTAACGACAAAATGGAAAAATAGACTTAAGCTTTTACCAATTGACGCAATATGTTTGGCCTTTATTATCTTTTTGTTTATTGACCCGCTTGTCATTTTTGATGTTGGCTTTCAACTTTCTTTTTCAGTAAGCACGGCCATCATTCTGTCAGCTGGATTAATCTTTTCAATTTATCAGCACAGTTTATTACGGATGTTTGTTACGTCTGTTATTTCTCAATTAGCAGCCTTTCCATTGTTACTTTATCATTATTTTGAGCTTTCATTAGTCGGCATTATAGCCAACATGCTGTATATTCCTCTCTTTTCCTTTGTATATCTTCCAGGTGTTTACTTCCTCTTTGTTGTTCAACTGCTATTCAGTAATACTCCAATCATTCTTGTAAATAGTTTCTTGAAAATCATTTCCTTTTTTAATGGAGTCATCGATTATGCGGCACACATCCCTTTTGGGAGCTTTATACCTGGTAGGCCCAATCTTATACTTTTAATAGTGGAAATCTTGATTATATTTGCGATCTTTTGTAATTGGGAAAACATTACTTCATCCAAAGGGAAAAGGCATCTTATTTTGTTGAGTATCCTGCTTTTCAGTCTTCAAATGGAGGTAAACAGATTTAATCCTTATGGAGAGGTGACTATGATTGACGTCGGGCAAGGGGACAGTATTCTAATTCAACTTCCTTACCATAAAGGCACCATTCTGATTGATACAGGAGGAACAATGCAATACCAAGTGGAAGAATGGAGGCAGCGAGCAAATCCTTTTGAAGTGGGGAAAGACGTGGTAGTACCTTTCTTGAAGGGAAAAGGTGTTACAAAAATTGATAAACTGATTTTAACTCATGGTGACATAGACCATATTGGAGGTTCTTTTTCTATTTTAGAAGAGCTTAAGGTCAAACAAATCTTAATTCCCTCGGTCATTGACCCGTCTGAAACAGAGCTTGATATCATTAAAATAGCTAAAAAGAAAGGGATCCCTGTTATAAAAGTTACAGCCGGGGATCATTGGAATATTGATGAATTTGAATTCTTTATCCTTTCTCCGGAAAGAAATTTTGCGGGTGAAAGAAACAGTGGGTCAATTGCCTTTGTTTCCAGTTTAGGGGGGCAGAATTGGTTTTTCGGGGGAGACCTTGATCAGGAAGGAGAAGAGAAAATTATTAAGAAATATCCAAATCTAACAATTGATGTACTTAAGGCGGGACATCATGGAAGTAAGACATCGAGTGCTGAATTATTTATTCATCAAGTTAAACCAAAGACAGTATTAATCTCTGCTGGTGAAAAAAATCGTTTTGGTCATCCACATCAAGAAGTGCTTGAGCGGTTAAAAAAAGTCAAGGCCACCATTTACCGAACTGATTTACAAGGAGCAATTACGTATCGTTTTTATAAACAGAAAGGAACCTTTTCAACCTTTTTACCATAA